A single genomic interval of Streptomyces sp. BA2 harbors:
- a CDS encoding MBL fold metallo-hydrolase, translating into MTPAETPRDQFPVRVFGGPTALFEYGGLRFLTDPTFDAPGNYPAPGGAVLTKTAPSAGSPAELGLVDVVLLSHEHPDHLDRSGRDLLADVPLTLTTPDGGKHLGDKARGLADWESVELDRPGGGTVTVTGVPAVHGPGPREAVEAFSGQVVGFVLTGDGLPTVYVSGDNASLDAARETADRFGPVDTAVLFAGAPRFEGLFDGAPLVLDSATAAEATRILGARRVVPVHYDSWAHITEGRDALQAAFTAAGLADRLDWGHLG; encoded by the coding sequence GTGACTCCTGCCGAGACGCCCCGTGACCAATTCCCCGTCCGCGTCTTCGGCGGCCCGACCGCCCTCTTCGAGTACGGCGGCCTGCGCTTTCTCACCGACCCCACCTTCGACGCCCCCGGCAACTACCCGGCGCCGGGCGGCGCGGTCCTGACCAAGACCGCCCCCTCCGCCGGCAGCCCCGCCGAACTCGGTCTCGTCGACGTGGTCCTGCTGTCCCACGAGCACCCCGACCACCTCGACCGTTCCGGCCGCGACCTGCTCGCCGACGTGCCACTGACCCTCACCACTCCTGATGGCGGCAAGCATCTCGGAGACAAGGCCAGGGGGCTGGCCGACTGGGAGTCGGTCGAGCTGGACCGTCCCGGCGGCGGCACGGTCACCGTCACCGGTGTCCCCGCCGTCCACGGCCCCGGCCCGCGCGAGGCGGTCGAGGCGTTCAGCGGGCAGGTCGTCGGCTTCGTCCTGACCGGTGACGGACTACCCACGGTCTACGTCAGCGGCGACAACGCCTCCCTCGACGCCGCCAGGGAGACGGCCGACCGTTTCGGGCCGGTGGACACGGCCGTCCTGTTCGCCGGCGCACCCCGCTTCGAAGGTCTATTCGACGGCGCACCCCTCGTCCTCGACAGCGCTACGGCCGCCGAAGCCACTCGCATACTCGGCGCCCGCCGGGTGGTCCCCGTCCACTACGACAGCTGGGCCCACATCACCGAGGGCCGAGACGCCCTGCAGGCCGCTTTCACCGCTGCGGGGCTCGCCGACCGCCTGGACTGGGGACACCTGGGCTGA